The Antarcticibacterium flavum genome contains the following window.
GCTACCGACATTTTTGTGGCTACAGAAACAACAGAGAGGCCACTTCGTTGGGTGGTAATAGCCGCCAGGTTAAAAACCAAAATAAACATAATTCCCAAAAACAAGGTACCCGTAAACCAGGGTTTGGAAGGGATTTCGCTTACATCGAGATCTTTTATGTACCCAAAGAATCCCACCGTACAGGCCATGAAGTAATTTACAATTATGGCCTGCAGGGTATTCACCCCGTATCTCTGGAATAGTTTAAAGATCACAAAGATCACACTGGAGGCCAGCACACTTAGCAGCAGGTAGATCAAAATAGTTCTTTTTTAGTGGTGAAAAGATCTATAATGTCTTCCCGGGTAGGTTCCAGGTTCCAGGTGTGAATTCCCAGTGCCGCCGCGGCATCTGTATTTTCTTTAGTGTCATCAATAAAAAGGCATTCCCCCGGCTTAAGATCGTGCCGGTTAAGCACAAATTCATAGATCTCCCTATCGGGTTTGCGATAATTTATCTCGTGAGACAGGTAGAAGGCGTCAAAGCATTTCTTAAAATCCTCAAAGAAGGGGACATTCTCTTTTATCCGGTCAATATGTATCTCGTTGGTATTACTTAGCAGGATAAGTTTGTATTTTTTTTCTTCTGAAAGTTTTTGGATAAACCTGAACCTGTACTCTGGAAAATCCCTTAGAATGGCATTCCAGGAATTGGTTATTTTTTCCCTGTCCAGGTGGGAATATTCCTTTATATAAGAAGTTATGAATTCATCTGAAGATTTTAAACCCTTCTCATACTCCAAATTATTTTTGACCACGGCATCGCTAAAGTTTTCAACTTTGTGATTTTTAAGTTCACGTAAGGTGGCCGGTTTATCCAGGTTCACGAAGATATCTCCAAAGTCAAAAATTATCGCTTTTATCATTTCTATATTCTGTTTATAATTCAGGGGCCTTTAATGCCGATCTGTGATTATGTATATGCCTTCAGGATCTTAAGTTCATCGCCGTCAATAAATTTTTCCAGGTAAGGTTTTCCCTGGATCTTTGGGGCAGGAAGCCCTTTGCCAAAAGTTTTTCTTCCTGTAAGGATCCTGGCCTCATCCCATAGACCGGCATCAATAAAGCTTTGCAGTGTTCTTGTGCCGCCTTCAACGATGAGCGCTTGTAGTTTGTGTTTATAGACTACATCACATATTTGTTGAATGATCTCCCTGTCAAAATTTAAAACTTCAAAACTCAGTCTGTCCGCGGTGAGTTCGTTTTTATCTGCTGAAGGTTTATCGCAAAAGACGATCGTTCTTATACTGCCGTTAAATAATGCTGAAGATGAAGGGGTGCGCAGGTTCCGGTCGATCAAAAGACGCACAGGGTCGTTACCTTTCCATAGCCGGGCATTGAGTTTAGGGTCATCTGCCACTGCGGTGTTGGTGCCTACCAGGATAGCCTGCTCTTCACTACGCCATTTATGCACAAGCTGGTTGGTGTATTTATTTGTGATCCACACAGGTTCTCTCTTTAGGCCCGGGGTGGGTGCCGGTGCGAGAAAACCATCGGTAGATTGGGCCCATTTTAAAATGATATAAGGCCTTTTTAACTGGTGGTAGGTAAAGAACCTTTTATTAAGCTCCCTGCATTCTTTCTCCAGTACCCCAACTTTAACTTTGCATCCAGCTTCCAGTAATTTCTTGATCCCTCTCCCTGCTACTTCCTCGAAGGGATC
Protein-coding sequences here:
- a CDS encoding HAD family hydrolase, translating into MIKAIIFDFGDIFVNLDKPATLRELKNHKVENFSDAVVKNNLEYEKGLKSSDEFITSYIKEYSHLDREKITNSWNAILRDFPEYRFRFIQKLSEEKKYKLILLSNTNEIHIDRIKENVPFFEDFKKCFDAFYLSHEINYRKPDREIYEFVLNRHDLKPGECLFIDDTKENTDAAAALGIHTWNLEPTREDIIDLFTTKKELF
- the ribD gene encoding bifunctional diaminohydroxyphosphoribosylaminopyrimidine deaminase/5-amino-6-(5-phosphoribosylamino)uracil reductase RibD; protein product: MNIHEKYIKRCIQLAFNGLGKTYPNPMVGSVIVQNNRIIGEGWHRKAGEAHAEVNAINAVEDKSLLKTSTIYVSLEPCSHFGKTPPCSDLIIASGIKKVVIGTVDPFEEVAGRGIKKLLEAGCKVKVGVLEKECRELNKRFFTYHQLKRPYIILKWAQSTDGFLAPAPTPGLKREPVWITNKYTNQLVHKWRSEEQAILVGTNTAVADDPKLNARLWKGNDPVRLLIDRNLRTPSSSALFNGSIRTIVFCDKPSADKNELTADRLSFEVLNFDREIIQQICDVVYKHKLQALIVEGGTRTLQSFIDAGLWDEARILTGRKTFGKGLPAPKIQGKPYLEKFIDGDELKILKAYT